In Croceicoccus sp. Ery15, a genomic segment contains:
- a CDS encoding cysteine desulfurase family protein yields MIYLDYQATTPLAPEAREAMLRWLDGPGGTGFGNPHSPHRYGRQAEAAVELARERVTALFPAGGRVIFTGTATEALNMALLGNAQARAGKAAAVSAIEHSAVYETAERLAGGRHVLPVGQDGLLTRINALPEGTGVVAVMQVNNEIGTIQPMAEVAELARRANAFLVCDAVQAAGKIPIAMADAIAISAHKLHGPKGIGALWLREGVEIAPLITGGGQEYGLRSGTLSPALIAGFGAAAKLATERMEEDAAHVEALWHRARELFDGWTLNGSADARWRGNLSLRKDGLDVARLMSEARNVAFSAGSACASGSGKPSRVLQAIGLPANLAKNTIRLGFGRYTSGEELEEAAAAINAAAQAQGA; encoded by the coding sequence ATGATCTATCTCGATTATCAGGCGACGACCCCGCTTGCGCCCGAAGCGCGCGAGGCGATGCTGCGCTGGCTGGATGGCCCCGGCGGCACGGGTTTCGGTAATCCGCACAGCCCGCACCGTTATGGCAGGCAGGCCGAAGCGGCGGTCGAACTGGCGCGTGAACGCGTGACCGCGCTGTTTCCGGCGGGCGGGCGCGTGATCTTTACCGGCACCGCGACCGAGGCACTGAACATGGCGCTGTTGGGCAATGCACAGGCGCGCGCGGGCAAGGCCGCAGCCGTCAGCGCGATCGAGCATAGCGCGGTGTACGAAACAGCCGAAAGGCTGGCGGGGGGCAGGCATGTGCTGCCGGTCGGGCAGGACGGATTGCTGACCCGCATCAACGCGCTGCCCGAAGGAACGGGCGTCGTCGCCGTGATGCAGGTGAATAATGAAATCGGCACGATCCAGCCTATGGCCGAGGTGGCAGAGCTGGCAAGACGGGCGAATGCCTTTCTGGTCTGCGATGCGGTGCAGGCGGCGGGCAAGATCCCCATTGCCATGGCCGATGCCATCGCGATCAGCGCGCACAAGCTGCACGGACCCAAGGGGATCGGCGCGTTGTGGCTGCGCGAGGGGGTGGAGATCGCTCCGCTGATCACCGGCGGCGGGCAGGAATATGGTCTGCGTTCGGGCACGCTAAGCCCCGCGCTGATCGCGGGCTTTGGCGCGGCGGCGAAACTGGCGACGGAGCGGATGGAGGAAGACGCCGCCCATGTCGAAGCCCTGTGGCACCGCGCGCGCGAATTGTTTGACGGCTGGACGTTGAACGGCAGCGCCGATGCGCGCTGGCGCGGCAACCTGAGCCTGAGGAAAGACGGTCTGGATGTCGCCCGATTGATGAGCGAGGCACGCAATGTGGCTTTTTCGGCGGGGTCGGCCTGCGCATCGGGGTCGGGTAAGCCCAGCCGGGTCTTGCAGGCGATCGGTTTGCCTGCCAATCTGGCAAAAAACACGATACGGCTGGGATTTGGCCGATATACGAGCGGAGAGGAGCTGGAGGAAGCCGCGGCTGCAATCAATGCGGCTGCGCAAGCGCAAGGTGCTTGA
- a CDS encoding 2Fe-2S iron-sulfur cluster-binding protein, with protein sequence MVRVTFVSPKGEKIEAEGAAGSTLLEIGQAAGMPLEGTCEGQMACSTCHVIVASEWFGKLPVASDDEEDMLDLAANAGPTSRLSCQIIVNQDLDGVVVRVPDTAHDMMRR encoded by the coding sequence ATGGTCCGCGTCACATTCGTCAGCCCCAAGGGTGAAAAGATCGAAGCCGAGGGTGCGGCGGGATCGACCCTGCTGGAAATCGGGCAGGCAGCGGGCATGCCGCTAGAGGGCACTTGCGAAGGCCAGATGGCCTGTTCCACCTGCCATGTGATCGTGGCCAGCGAATGGTTCGGCAAGCTGCCCGTCGCCAGCGACGATGAAGAGGATATGCTGGACCTTGCCGCCAATGCCGGGCCGACCAGCCGTCTGTCGTGCCAGATCATCGTGAATCAGGATCTGGACGGAGTCGTCGTGCGCGTGCCCGACACCGCGCATGACATGATGCGCCGTTAA
- a CDS encoding cysteine desulfurase family protein, with amino-acid sequence MTRFPLNSTYLDHAASAPLLPQAREAMLEGLALDANPSSPHRAGRAAKAALEDARARVKTALGWSGEVIFTSGASEALEIALTRSHAARRMISAVEHEAVSRHVPGAAILPVGPDGLVDPAAIGDCIDTLVAVQQVNNETGVIQPIAEIYDAVHASGGLLLADCAQGAGKIALPPAGLACDMAVISAHKFGGPMGIGALLLRDLGLIAPTGGQERGYRGGTENVAGAMAMAAALEAGDDWMAGAARLRARLEDAIIDAGGEVIAAASPRIATIGSYRLPGLASMVQLIRLDGAGIAVSAGSACSSGSLKPSRVLMALGLDEKAAGEVIRVSIGRETGEADIDAFLAVWRDLAAQAGSGA; translated from the coding sequence ATGACGAGGTTCCCGCTGAATTCCACCTATCTCGATCATGCCGCCAGCGCCCCGCTTTTGCCGCAAGCGCGCGAGGCGATGCTGGAAGGGCTGGCGCTGGACGCCAATCCGTCGAGCCCGCATCGCGCTGGCCGCGCGGCCAAGGCGGCGCTGGAAGATGCGCGGGCGCGGGTGAAAACGGCCCTGGGGTGGAGCGGCGAGGTGATTTTTACCAGCGGCGCGAGCGAGGCGCTGGAAATCGCGCTGACCCGCAGCCACGCGGCGCGGCGGATGATTTCGGCGGTGGAGCACGAAGCTGTTTCGCGCCATGTGCCGGGGGCGGCAATATTGCCGGTGGGGCCGGACGGTCTGGTTGATCCTGCGGCTATCGGCGATTGCATCGATACTTTGGTCGCGGTGCAGCAGGTGAACAACGAAACCGGCGTCATCCAGCCTATCGCCGAGATCTATGATGCGGTGCACGCGTCGGGCGGGCTGTTGCTGGCCGATTGCGCGCAAGGGGCAGGCAAGATCGCGCTGCCGCCCGCTGGACTGGCATGCGACATGGCGGTGATCAGCGCGCACAAGTTCGGCGGACCGATGGGCATCGGCGCGCTGTTGCTGCGCGATCTGGGCCTGATCGCGCCGACTGGCGGGCAGGAACGCGGCTATCGCGGCGGAACGGAAAATGTCGCGGGCGCGATGGCGATGGCGGCTGCGCTCGAAGCGGGCGATGACTGGATGGCAGGGGCCGCACGGCTGCGCGCACGGCTTGAAGATGCGATCATCGATGCGGGCGGAGAGGTGATCGCCGCTGCCTCGCCGCGAATTGCGACAATCGGCTCCTATCGCCTGCCGGGGCTGGCAAGCATGGTGCAGCTGATCCGGCTGGACGGGGCGGGCATTGCGGTTTCGGCGGGCAGCGCCTGTTCGTCGGGATCGTTGAAGCCCAGCCGCGTGCTGATGGCATTGGGCCTTGACGAAAAGGCGGCGGGCGAGGTGATCCGCGTGTCGATCGGGCGCGAGACGGGGGAAGCGGACATCGATGCCTTTCTGGCCGTCTGGCGCGATCTGGCGGCGCAGGCCGGTTCGGGCGCATGA
- the pabB gene encoding aminodeoxychorismate synthase component I, with protein MPSPFALIEDLETGTARLFEGARDMLAPCDHGDIPAALQTLESLRQAGERIAGWIGYDAGFALDPRLAPLRRPSAGPLMWMGAFDRVTAMPVGDVDGWLARHSDGGGALGAMQPVIGRDAYLARFDNIIEAIRAGDIYQANLTIALAGIWQGDPLAIYRAIRPRAAARFGALVFDGLQWLLSFSPELFFRARGTEIETRPMKGTRPRSADAEEDRTFASDLAASRKDRAENLMITDLMRNDLSRLALPGSVRVEQPFRIEAYPTVFQMTSTVRATLAAGFDAAALFGAMFPCGSITGAPKLRAMEIIDAVEGGTDRGWQRGPYCGAIGQMDAEGACFNVAIRTLRLTIDGRATFGVGSGIVADSDGADEWRECLSKARFLAE; from the coding sequence ATGCCCTCTCCCTTTGCACTGATAGAGGATCTTGAAACCGGCACCGCCCGCCTGTTCGAAGGCGCGCGCGACATGCTGGCCCCTTGCGACCACGGCGATATTCCGGCCGCGTTGCAAACTCTGGAATCCCTGCGTCAGGCGGGAGAGCGGATCGCGGGCTGGATCGGCTATGACGCGGGCTTTGCGCTAGACCCGCGGCTCGCACCGCTGCGCCGTCCGTCCGCCGGGCCGCTGATGTGGATGGGCGCGTTCGACCGCGTGACCGCCATGCCGGTCGGCGATGTCGATGGCTGGCTGGCGCGGCACAGCGATGGCGGGGGCGCATTGGGCGCGATGCAGCCGGTGATAGGCCGCGATGCCTATCTCGCGCGGTTCGACAACATTATCGAGGCGATCCGCGCGGGCGACATCTATCAGGCGAACCTGACCATTGCGCTCGCCGGCATATGGCAGGGCGATCCTCTGGCGATCTATCGCGCGATCCGTCCGCGCGCAGCGGCGCGGTTCGGCGCGCTGGTTTTCGACGGGCTGCAATGGCTGCTCAGCTTCTCGCCCGAATTGTTCTTTCGCGCGCGCGGCACAGAGATCGAAACCCGCCCGATGAAGGGCACTCGCCCGCGAAGCGCCGATGCGGAAGAAGACCGCACATTTGCCAGTGATCTGGCCGCCAGCCGCAAGGACCGCGCCGAAAACCTGATGATCACCGATCTGATGCGCAACGATCTGTCGCGTCTTGCCCTGCCGGGATCGGTGCGCGTCGAGCAGCCGTTCCGTATCGAGGCCTATCCCACCGTGTTCCAGATGACGAGCACGGTACGTGCCACGCTGGCGGCCGGTTTCGATGCGGCGGCTCTGTTCGGCGCGATGTTCCCTTGCGGTTCGATCACCGGCGCGCCCAAACTGCGCGCGATGGAGATTATCGATGCGGTCGAAGGCGGGACTGACCGGGGCTGGCAGCGCGGCCCCTATTGCGGAGCGATCGGGCAGATGGACGCCGAAGGCGCCTGTTTCAACGTGGCGATCCGCACATTGCGGCTGACCATAGACGGGCGCGCGACATTCGGGGTCGGGTCGGGCATAGTGGCCGACAGCGACGGAGCGGACGAATGGCGCGAATGCCTGTCCAAGGCGCGCTTCTTGGCTGAATGA
- a CDS encoding alpha/beta hydrolase, which translates to MPSVIFPGPEGRLEGRYHPAPRPRAPLALILHPHPQGGGTMNERITQALYKDFAARGFAVLRFNFRGVGRSQGSFDNGIGELSDAAAALDWVQTIHPEAQVTWVAGVSFGALIGMQLLMRRPEIRGFISIAPPANMYDFSFLAPCPASGIIIQGAADTVVTPNAVQKLVDKLRTQKHITIHHDEIPRANHFFEHEFDDLMRSVDNYLNFRLSPDCPIR; encoded by the coding sequence ATGCCTTCCGTTATTTTTCCCGGACCCGAAGGCCGCCTCGAAGGCCGCTACCACCCCGCGCCGCGTCCGCGCGCTCCGCTGGCGCTGATCCTGCACCCGCACCCGCAGGGCGGCGGCACGATGAACGAGCGGATCACGCAGGCGCTGTACAAGGATTTCGCCGCGCGCGGCTTTGCCGTTCTACGCTTCAATTTTCGCGGCGTAGGGCGCAGCCAGGGCAGTTTCGACAATGGCATCGGCGAATTGTCCGACGCCGCCGCCGCGCTGGACTGGGTGCAGACGATCCACCCCGAAGCGCAGGTCACCTGGGTGGCGGGCGTATCGTTCGGCGCGCTGATCGGCATGCAATTGCTGATGCGCAGGCCGGAAATCCGCGGCTTCATCTCTATCGCGCCGCCCGCGAATATGTATGATTTTTCGTTCCTGGCGCCCTGCCCTGCCAGCGGTATCATCATTCAGGGCGCGGCCGATACGGTGGTGACGCCGAACGCGGTGCAAAAGCTGGTCGACAAGCTGCGCACGCAAAAGCACATCACGATCCACCATGACGAGATTCCGCGCGCGAACCATTTCTTCGAACATGAATTCGACGATCTGATGCGTTCGGTCGATAATTACCTGAATTTCCGGCTCAGCCCGGATTGCCCGATCCGCTGA